GAGATTAAAACTCTTAATTAGTATTAGTTATGCACCTGCGTAATTAGCGTAATTATGCGTAGGCAACAAAAAATTAATATCTGCCGATAGTTGCGATCGGGCGATCGTGAGATCGGTGGTTAAAAGTAAATCATCCCTGGATTTTCAAAATTCTGGGGATTTTTTATTCAGACTAGAATTTGGCCAAACCCCTTTAATGCAATAATCACATTGTCTTGATGCAAATATCCCTAAGTTTATATACTCAGCTTCTATGCCTAAAGGTAGAGTGCTTTTTCAATATAATTATCTGAATTGTTAAGAAGTGTGATCATAGCGGCCGATCGCCGATACATTGCTTCAGAATAATTGAGAGCTTAGTTGCCAATTGGTTGATCAATCAAGTAAGCAGGGTAATCGGAATGGGTTGCTGCTGCTAGCGATCGATCCAGTTGGTCTAAGCATAAATACAACTTTTATATATATTTTTGTCGGACACTTTAATTTCTGTAAAAGTTAACTAAGGTGTGCCGTCAAGTGTAAAATGACATCTAGAGACCTAATTCTAAAGGCGTAGATGCTTAGCCCAAAAGTGGTTGAGCGATCGTGTCGGCTGGTCTCATTGCATTTGTATAAAAATCATAAATTAGTTAATCAATAACTAACGGAGAAAACAGATTAGATGAGTGTAGTTACCAAGTCTATTGTCAATGCTGATGCTGAGGCTCGTTACCTTAGCCCTGGCGAACTAGATCGGATCAAAAGCTTTGTTGGTTCTGGCGAGCGTCGTCTGCGCATTGCTCAAACCCTAACCGAATCCCGCGAGCGCATCATCAAGCTAGCTGGCGATCAACTATTCCAAAAGCGTCCTGACGTAGTTTCTCCCGGTGGTAATGCCTATGGTGAAGAAATGACCGCCACCTGCCTCAGAGACCTAGACTATTACCTACGTTTGGTTACCTATGGTGTAGTTTCCGGCGACATCACCCCAATCGAAGAAATTGGTTTGGTGGGTGTGAAGGAAATGTACAACTCCTTGGGTACGCCAATTCCTGCGGTAGCTGAAGGTGTGCGCTGCATGAAGAGTGTTGCTGGTTCTTTGCTATCGTCTGATGATGCTAGTGAAGCTGGTTTCTACTTCGACTATGTAATTGGTGCAATGCAGTAATGAATGCCGCCTGGCATTACCTTAGCGTATTGTCTCTAAGTTTCTGAGCACAGATGAACTAAGTTCTTAACTATATGGCTCGATCGAGCTTATAGGTTCTGAATTTAAATCTACAACTACTCAGAATCTCCCTAAACTAAAAACCTATTTGCAAACCGATAAATTAGAAGATAAGCAAAAATGCAAGACGCTATTACCTCTGTCATCAACTCCTCCGACGTTCAGGGTAAGTACCTTGACGCCGCCGCCATGGAAAGGCTAAAAGGCTATTTTGCAACTGGTGAGCTGCGTGTTCGCGCTGCTGGTGCGATCGCTGCCAATGCTGCCACGATCGTTAAAGAAGCTGTAGCCAAGTCGTTGCTATATTCTGATGTAACCCGTCCCGGTGGCAACATGTACACCACCCGTCGTTACGCTGCCTGTATTCGTGACCTTGACTACTATCTGCGCTATGCTACCTATGCCATGCTAGCTGGCGATCCTTCCATCCTCGATGAGCGTGTACTCAATGGTTTGAAAGAAACCTATAGCTCCCTGGGTGTGCCCGTAACCTCCACCATCCAAGCAATCCAAGCCATGAAAGAAGTAACTGCTTC
The sequence above is a segment of the Pseudanabaena sp. PCC 7367 genome. Coding sequences within it:
- the apcB gene encoding allophycocyanin subunit beta, whose protein sequence is MQDAITSVINSSDVQGKYLDAAAMERLKGYFATGELRVRAAGAIAANAATIVKEAVAKSLLYSDVTRPGGNMYTTRRYAACIRDLDYYLRYATYAMLAGDPSILDERVLNGLKETYSSLGVPVTSTIQAIQAMKEVTASLVGADAGKEMGVYLDYICSGLS
- a CDS encoding allophycocyanin subunit alpha apoprotein; its protein translation is MSVVTKSIVNADAEARYLSPGELDRIKSFVGSGERRLRIAQTLTESRERIIKLAGDQLFQKRPDVVSPGGNAYGEEMTATCLRDLDYYLRLVTYGVVSGDITPIEEIGLVGVKEMYNSLGTPIPAVAEGVRCMKSVAGSLLSSDDASEAGFYFDYVIGAMQ